In the Nitrospirales bacterium LBB_01 genome, one interval contains:
- a CDS encoding DUF169 domain-containing protein encodes MRGGVAVDYKEIQHILMDELRLMHYPIAVKFIFNDTELEDFKNNVTYHKPVHPITFCQFEIGPRMKGQTVLGTKETLGCANAQFIFGWKPLDEAEIKSHQKYTRDMEQAERFLKTKSRLPEGQLRAFVVSPLSETYFAPDVVHFYCDNMQAYHLVVDYMAALDVHPLRPSLTMNSSACGGCVFAYSENTLNMLTACSGSYNSGKTERGEINVMIPGGHIELVTQRLLERKKLSGSASVTRPGDLFPGADVCKNCPLIICVKAKGS; translated from the coding sequence ATGAGGGGAGGGGTTGCTGTGGATTACAAGGAAATTCAACACATTCTTATGGATGAGCTTAGGCTTATGCACTATCCGATTGCCGTAAAGTTTATTTTTAATGATACTGAGCTTGAGGATTTTAAAAACAATGTCACTTACCACAAACCGGTTCATCCGATAACGTTTTGTCAGTTTGAAATTGGTCCCAGAATGAAAGGGCAAACAGTGCTGGGCACAAAAGAGACGCTGGGGTGCGCCAATGCGCAGTTTATTTTTGGATGGAAACCGCTTGATGAGGCTGAGATAAAATCTCATCAGAAATACACCCGTGATATGGAACAGGCGGAAAGGTTTTTAAAGACAAAATCCCGCTTACCGGAGGGACAGTTAAGGGCTTTTGTTGTCTCGCCTCTTTCAGAAACCTACTTTGCGCCGGATGTCGTTCACTTTTATTGTGACAACATGCAGGCATACCATCTGGTTGTGGACTATATGGCTGCTCTGGACGTCCATCCGTTAAGGCCGTCTCTCACTATGAACTCATCGGCTTGCGGAGGATGCGTATTTGCTTACAGTGAAAACACGTTAAACATGTTGACAGCTTGCAGCGGCAGTTATAACTCAGGAAAGACCGAGCGGGGCGAGATTAACGTGATGATTCCCGGAGGGCACATAGAGCTGGTGACTCAAAGACTGTTGGAAAGGAAAAAGCTGTCTGGCAGCGCCTCAGTAACAAGACCCGGAGATCTATTCCCCGGCGCCGATGTATGCAAAAACTGCCCGCTTATTATTTGCGTTAAGGCAAAGGGAAGTTAA
- a CDS encoding type II toxin-antitoxin system VapC family toxin — translation MRALLDTHTFLWWITDSSLLSDRAVRIMSNVSTELYLSAVSVFEIVIKAQIGRLTLPDKPEIFVTEQMVTNSIQCLPMNINHAFGVYSLPMYHKDPFDRLLVAQAKSEELPIITNDPFIKQYGVKIIW, via the coding sequence ATGAGAGCCTTACTGGATACCCACACCTTTCTGTGGTGGATAACCGACAGTTCTTTGTTATCAGATAGGGCAGTGCGTATTATGAGTAATGTTAGCACTGAGCTTTACCTTAGCGCTGTCAGTGTGTTTGAAATTGTAATAAAAGCGCAAATTGGAAGATTGACATTACCGGACAAACCAGAGATATTCGTAACAGAACAAATGGTTACAAATTCTATACAGTGCTTGCCAATGAATATAAACCATGCCTTTGGTGTATATTCCTTACCTATGTACCACAAAGACCCATTTGACAGACTACTTGTCGCTCAGGCAAAATCTGAGGAATTACCTATAATTACGAATGACCCATTTATTAAGCAATACGGTGTTAAGATTATTTGGTAA
- a CDS encoding type II toxin-antitoxin system Phd/YefM family antitoxin, which yields MKVNIHEAAAHLSKLISKVSSGEEIIIARAGKPVARLIPIADRRTTRIPDTAKGKIILHEDFIAPLPDDIIDSFYK from the coding sequence ATGAAAGTGAACATTCATGAGGCAGCAGCTCATTTATCAAAGCTTATAAGCAAGGTAAGCAGTGGTGAGGAGATAATAATAGCCAGAGCCGGTAAGCCTGTTGCCAGGCTTATACCTATTGCCGACAGACGTACTACAAGAATCCCTGATACAGCTAAAGGTAAAATAATTCTGCATGAGGATTTTATAGCGCCATTGCCCGATGACATAATTGATTCCTTCTATAAATGA
- a CDS encoding DUF4124 domain-containing protein, producing MFAKYAVRVSSVVLVLLFFLTAVSEAKMYRWKDKSGTTHFTDFPPTEEEPATPDEELLPTPSPPKKPAVTAPGHDTKVIPKQDKTAAPITQQLSSPTPAPTPTLTPSPSPTPTPVVTASVPPPSQNKQPSATPVQNIQPQKQPVKKFPVTVGKTKITPKSKYALFKNFEIISIKYPMFMTVAPIVIFLLAMFFGYSLFRIAKLLEIPAVLIALIPVVNFYTVVIVSGKPMWWMALLLFPLTLPYAFTSSYMSLAENLGLDRKAGLVHAVSYVFLGISFVCIVLLPVSFLLTIAESVFLLLGTLAFFLTPEYLIFLSGKKRKQDEMFAERFADGQLPSERKAWDDVSDESTVDVAAVGAGLAASRGFLGKDFSYIDDTVAVYSDDQDEAVTLEQPAPAEDEETLTINKGEALGFEVVEDDSSHVVHRLDSDEDSALRTDDEEYETITGIGNTDVSDDRLDAPSDLTASDDEFKLVDDEGSGDFDLSPELDSDLVLEQPLDETNVENQKPYEDAEVDLSSSLEIDLGDEPQVVKDEQSSYSEDDDFEIKDEDYDYSDDSTVVLGQDIEDFRIDIDDKAQMSVSEKSDSVIEPDFELSLDDEPRLSDSAVIATEESGVPDLDDIADLELSLDDEPRLSDSAVIATEESGVPDLDDIADIELSLDDEPRLSDSAVIATEESGVPDLDDIADLGLTLDDGSDAGPILIDEEETIVPSKLSFENYDLSLNDPTMELISGSEIAPDETLPDVPVLSADLDIAGIDDISTDNTPTQEDSSSRGKKKGGRKPRG from the coding sequence ATGTTTGCTAAATACGCTGTGAGAGTCTCATCTGTTGTGTTGGTCTTATTGTTTTTTCTGACAGCAGTATCCGAAGCCAAAATGTATAGATGGAAAGATAAGAGCGGCACAACTCATTTCACGGACTTTCCACCTACAGAGGAGGAACCTGCAACACCTGATGAGGAACTTCTGCCAACTCCTTCGCCTCCAAAAAAACCTGCAGTAACTGCACCCGGACATGACACAAAAGTTATACCAAAACAAGATAAAACAGCCGCACCAATCACACAACAACTAAGTAGTCCAACCCCTGCTCCAACTCCAACACTAACACCATCACCGTCTCCAACTCCGACCCCAGTTGTTACAGCCTCAGTCCCGCCGCCATCTCAGAATAAGCAGCCCTCAGCAACTCCGGTTCAAAACATACAGCCGCAAAAACAGCCCGTTAAGAAATTTCCTGTTACAGTCGGAAAAACGAAAATAACTCCAAAATCTAAATACGCACTGTTTAAAAACTTTGAAATCATATCCATAAAATACCCGATGTTTATGACGGTTGCCCCAATTGTAATATTTCTGTTAGCCATGTTTTTTGGCTATTCACTCTTTAGGATTGCAAAGCTCCTTGAGATACCTGCTGTATTAATAGCTCTTATTCCTGTTGTCAACTTCTACACGGTTGTTATTGTTTCGGGAAAGCCTATGTGGTGGATGGCTCTTTTGCTTTTTCCGTTAACGCTGCCGTATGCTTTTACGTCTTCATACATGTCGCTGGCTGAAAACCTTGGACTTGATAGAAAAGCTGGGCTTGTTCATGCAGTATCTTATGTATTTTTAGGAATATCCTTTGTTTGCATAGTGCTGCTTCCGGTCTCTTTTTTACTAACAATCGCAGAATCTGTTTTTTTGCTTCTCGGTACACTTGCGTTTTTTTTAACACCAGAGTATCTGATATTTTTATCAGGCAAGAAACGTAAACAGGATGAAATGTTCGCTGAGAGATTTGCTGATGGGCAGCTCCCCTCCGAACGAAAAGCATGGGACGATGTATCGGATGAGTCAACTGTCGATGTGGCTGCTGTAGGAGCCGGTTTGGCAGCCTCCCGTGGTTTTTTAGGGAAAGATTTCTCTTATATAGACGACACTGTTGCTGTATATAGCGATGACCAGGATGAGGCTGTAACTTTAGAACAGCCTGCACCGGCAGAAGATGAGGAAACTCTCACTATCAACAAAGGGGAGGCCCTCGGGTTTGAAGTTGTAGAGGATGACTCCTCCCATGTTGTGCATCGGTTAGATTCAGATGAGGACTCCGCTCTCAGAACCGATGATGAGGAGTATGAAACAATCACCGGCATCGGCAATACAGATGTATCAGATGACAGACTGGACGCACCCTCTGATTTGACCGCATCTGATGACGAATTTAAACTTGTTGACGATGAGGGCAGTGGTGATTTTGATCTTTCACCTGAGCTGGACTCAGACCTTGTTCTGGAGCAGCCATTAGATGAGACAAATGTAGAGAATCAAAAACCTTACGAAGATGCAGAGGTGGATTTATCGTCATCGCTTGAAATAGATTTGGGTGATGAGCCGCAAGTTGTAAAAGATGAGCAATCCAGCTACAGCGAGGATGATGACTTTGAGATTAAAGATGAGGATTATGACTATTCTGATGATTCCACTGTTGTTTTAGGCCAGGATATAGAGGACTTTAGAATTGATATAGATGACAAAGCACAGATGTCGGTGTCTGAGAAGTCAGATAGTGTCATAGAGCCTGATTTTGAACTTTCCCTTGACGATGAGCCGAGACTTAGTGATTCAGCAGTGATAGCTACTGAAGAAAGCGGTGTTCCTGATTTAGACGATATTGCCGACCTTGAACTTTCTCTTGACGATGAGCCGAGACTTAGTGATTCAGCAGTGATAGCTACTGAAGAAAGCGGTGTTCCTGATTTAGACGATATTGCCGACATTGAACTTTCTCTTGACGATGAGCCGAGACTTAGTGATTCAGCAGTGATAGCTACTGAAGAAAGCGGTGTTCCTGATTTAGACGATATTGCCGACCTTGGGCTTACACTTGATGATGGCAGTGATGCCGGCCCAATTCTTATAGATGAGGAGGAGACGATAGTGCCCTCCAAGTTGTCTTTTGAAAATTATGATTTATCGCTGAATGACCCAACTATGGAGCTTATCAGTGGCAGCGAAATAGCACCTGATGAGACTTTACCGGATGTTCCCGTCTTGTCAGCTGATTTAGATATTGCCGGCATTGATGACATATCAACCGATAATACGCCGACTCAGGAGGACAGCAGCAGCCGTGGTAAAAAGAAAGGCGGTAGAAAGCCGCGTGGTTAA
- a CDS encoding MFS transporter, which produces MYKFFSLSVIVAALGYFVDIYDLILFGIVRVQSLKAIGVDSSEILNQGVFLLNMQMAGMLLGGFLWGVVGDKRGRVKILFGSIFLYSTANIANSFVDSVGYYALWRFIAGIGLAGELGAGVTLVLESLPRETRGYGTMLVATIGVLGAVAANYTVKIFHWRMAYLIGGGLGMALLILRVGVYESGMYQQIAASNIIKGNFFMLFTNKSRFFKYMKSIMIGLPIWFCVGILIILSPEFAKAMNITGTVSAGEAVTFCYMGLALGDFGSGFLSQCLRSRRRVVLVFLLLSSAAIAGYFMLSGVSSALFYTFCSFIGFAVGYWAIFITVAAEQFGTNIRATVAATVPNIIRGTVIPITSAFQFARHYIGILNAAAMVGALCMLIAFYAYYHLEETFDKDLDYVEV; this is translated from the coding sequence ATGTACAAGTTTTTTTCGCTCTCTGTAATAGTGGCTGCACTTGGGTATTTTGTTGATATTTATGACCTCATCCTTTTTGGGATTGTTAGGGTTCAGAGCCTTAAGGCTATAGGGGTTGACTCATCGGAGATATTAAATCAGGGGGTTTTTCTGCTAAACATGCAGATGGCGGGGATGCTGCTTGGAGGGTTTTTATGGGGGGTCGTTGGGGATAAACGAGGCAGGGTAAAGATACTTTTTGGTTCAATATTTTTATACTCAACAGCGAATATTGCCAATAGTTTTGTTGACTCTGTCGGGTACTACGCTTTATGGAGATTTATTGCCGGCATAGGGTTGGCTGGAGAGCTTGGCGCCGGTGTAACTTTAGTGCTGGAAAGCCTGCCAAGAGAAACCAGAGGCTACGGAACCATGCTTGTTGCCACCATCGGAGTTTTGGGCGCAGTAGCAGCTAACTATACAGTAAAAATATTCCACTGGAGAATGGCTTATCTTATCGGAGGCGGCCTCGGAATGGCACTTCTTATATTGAGAGTTGGTGTTTACGAATCAGGGATGTATCAGCAGATAGCTGCAAGCAATATCATCAAGGGGAATTTCTTTATGCTGTTTACCAATAAGAGTCGTTTTTTTAAGTATATGAAGTCTATCATGATAGGGCTTCCAATATGGTTTTGTGTGGGAATTCTGATAATACTTTCGCCTGAGTTTGCTAAAGCCATGAATATCACTGGCACGGTCAGCGCCGGCGAGGCTGTGACATTTTGCTATATGGGACTAGCGTTGGGGGACTTTGGCAGCGGATTTTTAAGTCAGTGCCTTCGCAGCAGAAGAAGAGTTGTGTTGGTGTTTCTTCTTTTGTCCTCAGCTGCTATAGCGGGGTATTTCATGCTAAGCGGGGTAAGCAGTGCTTTGTTTTATACGTTTTGTAGTTTCATTGGTTTTGCTGTCGGTTATTGGGCAATATTCATCACCGTTGCAGCTGAGCAGTTTGGCACAAACATAAGAGCTACTGTTGCCGCCACTGTACCAAATATTATACGCGGTACTGTTATACCGATTACGTCTGCTTTTCAATTTGCAAGGCATTACATTGGCATTTTAAACGCAGCAGCAATGGTTGGCGCATTGTGTATGCTGATTGCTTTCTATGCGTACTATCATCTTGAGGAGACTTTCGATAAAGACCTTGATTATGTTGAAGTATAG
- a CDS encoding acetate kinase, protein MKVLVINCGSSSLKYSLFNVPDSRPLFEGLIEKIGSTSPLHKIKTPTGGKELPCDVKNIGEAFQTMEHVLINEDHGVLKSLDEIQAVGHRVVHGGDRFSASVVINKEVKDAIRDCCVLAPLHNPYNLAGIDEMEKLLSDVPAVAVFDTAFHQSMAEHVYRYALPYTLCNEKHIRRYGFHGTNHNYVALAAAMYLKKPIEELKLITCHLGNGTSMCAIDGGLSVDTSMGLTPLEGLVMGTRGGDIDPGVLLYLMREGSTAAEIDTLLNKESGLKGITGSSNDMREVLSLSENGDDRAKLAVAIFVYRIKKYVGAYVSILGGLDAFIFTGGIGENSDIIRSRVCTGLEHIDIRLSDARNKAAKAVRGNVVDISADGSNPVILIVPADEERMITRETIHALERYK, encoded by the coding sequence ATAAAAGTGCTTGTCATAAACTGTGGCAGCTCCTCGCTGAAGTATTCACTGTTTAATGTGCCTGATAGCCGGCCGTTGTTTGAGGGTTTGATTGAAAAAATCGGTTCAACCTCACCGCTCCACAAGATTAAAACACCCACAGGGGGCAAAGAGTTACCGTGCGATGTGAAAAACATCGGAGAGGCATTTCAGACAATGGAGCATGTTCTTATCAATGAAGACCATGGTGTTTTGAAATCCTTAGATGAAATTCAGGCGGTAGGGCACAGAGTGGTTCATGGCGGGGACAGGTTTTCAGCCTCCGTTGTAATAAACAAAGAGGTTAAAGACGCCATAAGAGACTGCTGTGTGCTTGCCCCTTTACATAATCCCTATAATCTTGCGGGCATTGATGAGATGGAAAAGCTTCTTTCCGATGTTCCAGCAGTTGCAGTTTTTGACACAGCATTTCATCAAAGCATGGCTGAGCATGTTTACAGGTATGCGTTACCTTATACACTTTGCAATGAAAAACACATCAGACGATATGGCTTTCACGGCACTAACCATAACTACGTAGCGCTTGCAGCGGCGATGTATTTGAAAAAGCCGATAGAGGAGTTAAAGTTAATAACCTGTCATCTTGGCAATGGCACATCAATGTGTGCAATAGACGGCGGACTGAGCGTTGATACAAGCATGGGGCTGACTCCGCTTGAGGGACTTGTAATGGGCACAAGGGGTGGTGATATTGACCCGGGTGTACTTTTGTATCTTATGCGTGAGGGCAGCACTGCCGCAGAAATTGATACGCTCTTAAACAAAGAGAGCGGTCTAAAGGGAATAACCGGCTCAAGCAATGATATGCGGGAGGTGTTGAGTCTTTCTGAAAATGGCGATGACAGGGCTAAGTTAGCGGTCGCTATATTTGTCTATAGGATAAAGAAATACGTGGGGGCGTATGTTTCTATTTTGGGAGGCCTTGACGCATTTATCTTTACCGGAGGCATAGGTGAAAACTCCGATATCATCCGCAGCCGTGTTTGCACAGGGTTGGAACATATAGATATACGGCTTTCAGATGCGCGCAATAAAGCGGCGAAAGCAGTACGCGGTAATGTGGTTGACATATCGGCTGATGGTTCAAATCCTGTGATTTTGATAGTGCCTGCCGATGAGGAGCGGATGATAACAAGAGAGACAATTCATGCTCTTGAAAGGTATAAGTAA
- a CDS encoding aconitate hydratase, which produces MAANLVQKIFQSHKVYGELTCGTPIGLKVDEVYTQDATGTMAWLQFEAIGVDTVKVPVAVSYVDHNMIQSNYMNPDDHAFLQSAAARFGAYFSRPGNGICHQVNLERFSRPGGIALGTDSHTPTNGGAAMIAIGVGGLDAATVMAGSPFELTMPKVVLVNLTGKLNRPYVTAMDVILTLLKKLTVKGGVGSIFEYGGDGVKELNLTERATITNMGAELGATTSIFPSDENTMEFFKAQGRLSDWIELKADTDASYDSVIELDLSSLEPMIAMPHSPDNVVAVRELAGTKVNQVCIGGCTNSSYQSMKAVSYVLKGKNVAENVNLLINPGSKQVYEMMAVDGCLREMIASGVRMLESSCGPCIGMGGAPGSGHVSLRTFNRNFEGRSGTQDAMVYLASPVTCAVAALSGKIVDPRDINDLNIPEIEEPSHYIVNSNMLVAPKDGAADVKIVKGPNIKGVPVKEPLKDEITAEVLIKLGNNVTTDDIMPAGSKVLPFRSNIPAISDFVFSSIDEGFSKRAIKAGGGIIIGGENYGQGSSREHAALAPMFLGIEAVIAISFARIHRSNLINFGIIPLTFDNTADIEKIKQGDRLKISRLKASVTGSQSYTVTDETGGFTFTCASNLNQRETELILAGGLLPYTKKTTQS; this is translated from the coding sequence GTGGCAGCAAATTTAGTGCAAAAGATATTTCAATCACACAAGGTTTACGGGGAGCTGACTTGCGGCACTCCTATTGGATTAAAAGTGGATGAGGTTTATACGCAGGACGCAACAGGAACAATGGCATGGCTTCAGTTTGAGGCAATCGGGGTTGATACAGTCAAGGTTCCGGTTGCAGTCTCCTATGTTGACCATAACATGATACAGTCAAACTACATGAACCCTGATGATCACGCCTTTTTACAGAGCGCTGCTGCGCGGTTTGGGGCGTACTTTTCACGACCCGGTAATGGGATATGTCATCAGGTCAATCTTGAGAGGTTTTCTCGCCCCGGCGGAATTGCTCTTGGCACAGACAGTCACACCCCGACAAACGGCGGCGCTGCTATGATAGCTATCGGAGTGGGTGGACTTGATGCCGCAACAGTTATGGCAGGCTCCCCATTTGAACTAACGATGCCCAAAGTTGTGCTTGTAAATCTCACTGGAAAACTCAACAGACCATACGTCACTGCTATGGACGTTATACTGACACTTCTGAAAAAACTTACCGTAAAGGGAGGGGTCGGCAGCATCTTTGAGTACGGCGGAGACGGAGTCAAAGAATTAAACTTAACCGAACGAGCCACCATAACCAATATGGGCGCTGAGTTGGGCGCTACCACCTCTATTTTCCCAAGCGATGAAAACACAATGGAATTTTTTAAAGCTCAGGGCAGACTCTCCGACTGGATAGAATTAAAGGCCGATACTGATGCCTCCTACGACAGCGTAATAGAGTTGGACTTGTCGTCTTTAGAGCCTATGATAGCCATGCCGCATAGCCCCGACAATGTTGTTGCAGTCAGAGAACTAGCCGGTACAAAGGTCAACCAGGTCTGTATCGGAGGATGCACAAACTCCTCATATCAGTCAATGAAGGCGGTATCCTATGTGTTAAAGGGTAAGAATGTGGCTGAAAATGTCAATCTCCTGATTAATCCCGGCTCTAAGCAGGTCTATGAGATGATGGCGGTGGATGGCTGTCTGCGTGAGATGATAGCCTCAGGGGTAAGAATGCTGGAGTCCTCCTGCGGCCCTTGTATTGGGATGGGTGGAGCGCCTGGGAGCGGTCACGTTTCACTGAGAACCTTTAACAGAAATTTTGAGGGACGCTCCGGTACACAGGACGCTATGGTGTATTTGGCAAGCCCTGTAACGTGCGCAGTTGCAGCCCTAAGTGGTAAAATAGTTGATCCGAGGGATATTAACGACTTAAATATACCTGAAATAGAAGAACCGTCCCATTACATTGTTAACAGTAATATGTTGGTTGCTCCTAAGGACGGCGCTGCTGATGTGAAAATTGTAAAGGGGCCAAACATCAAGGGAGTTCCGGTTAAGGAACCGCTAAAAGATGAGATTACAGCAGAGGTTCTTATAAAACTCGGTAACAATGTCACCACAGATGACATAATGCCGGCTGGGTCTAAGGTTTTACCCTTTAGGTCAAATATTCCGGCTATTTCCGATTTTGTGTTTAGCAGCATTGATGAGGGATTTTCTAAACGGGCGATAAAGGCCGGTGGCGGAATCATTATTGGCGGTGAAAACTATGGGCAGGGCTCATCTCGTGAACATGCGGCACTTGCGCCGATGTTTTTAGGGATTGAAGCTGTCATTGCCATTTCTTTTGCAAGAATCCATAGATCTAACTTGATTAATTTTGGGATTATTCCGCTTACTTTTGATAATACGGCTGATATTGAAAAGATAAAACAAGGTGACAGACTAAAAATCTCAAGACTGAAAGCATCTGTAACCGGCAGTCAGTCCTACACTGTAACGGATGAGACCGGCGGTTTTACATTTACCTGTGCATCTAACCTTAACCAAAGAGAGACGGAATTAATTCTTGCCGGAGGTCTTCTGCCATACACAAAAAAGACAACACAAAGTTGA
- a CDS encoding menaquinone biosynthesis decarboxylase encodes MAYRDIRDFIGLLKKKGLIRYVKTEVDPELEITEINDRFVKNGGEALFFENCKGAQFPCVVNLFGTFERMCLALEVERLDDIGTEILEFLEPEIPTNLISKLRALPKLKRLADFLPKYVKTGPCKDVVITENPSLSIFPILKTWPSDGGRFVTLPMVFTKDPETGERNCGMYRMHVYDECTTGMHWHMHKDGARHYRKAEQLGKPLEVAVVIGADPAVMYSSTAPLPEGIDEMLFAGFLRKSAVELVKCETVELEVPANAEIVLEGYVNPFERRVEGPFGDHTGYYSMKDDFPVFHITCITHRKDAIYPATIVGKPPMEDCFIAKATERIFLPLLRKQLPEVVDMNLPLEGVFHNIALVSIDKRYPGHARRIMYALWGMGQMSFTKMIVIVDKWVDVQNTSEVVWRIGNNVDPKRDVVILEGPLDVLEHASAITAYGGKLGIDATKKLPSEGFHREWPPDITMDETIIKLVTEKWKDYGF; translated from the coding sequence ATGGCATACAGAGACATCAGGGATTTTATAGGTTTATTAAAAAAGAAGGGACTTATCAGGTATGTTAAAACCGAGGTTGACCCTGAGCTTGAAATAACAGAGATAAACGACAGGTTTGTTAAAAATGGCGGAGAAGCGCTTTTTTTTGAAAATTGTAAAGGAGCACAATTTCCATGTGTTGTTAATTTGTTTGGTACTTTTGAAAGGATGTGTCTGGCGCTTGAGGTTGAAAGATTAGATGATATTGGCACAGAGATTCTTGAGTTTTTAGAGCCTGAAATCCCTACAAATCTTATATCCAAACTGCGTGCCCTTCCTAAGTTAAAGCGCCTTGCCGACTTTTTACCTAAATACGTTAAAACAGGCCCCTGTAAAGATGTCGTAATAACAGAAAATCCGTCGTTAAGTATATTTCCGATTCTAAAAACGTGGCCCTCTGACGGAGGCAGATTCGTAACCCTTCCTATGGTGTTTACAAAAGACCCGGAAACCGGCGAGCGCAACTGCGGTATGTACCGTATGCACGTTTACGATGAGTGCACAACCGGTATGCACTGGCATATGCACAAAGACGGAGCAAGACACTACAGAAAAGCCGAGCAACTGGGCAAGCCGCTTGAAGTGGCAGTGGTAATTGGTGCAGACCCAGCCGTGATGTATTCCTCAACGGCACCGCTTCCGGAGGGAATTGACGAGATGCTCTTTGCCGGATTTTTACGGAAATCGGCTGTTGAGCTTGTTAAGTGTGAAACTGTAGAGCTGGAGGTTCCGGCAAATGCCGAGATAGTCCTTGAGGGGTATGTTAATCCATTTGAAAGAAGAGTGGAAGGGCCATTTGGCGACCACACCGGTTACTACTCTATGAAAGATGATTTTCCTGTGTTTCATATAACCTGTATTACGCACCGGAAAGACGCCATATATCCTGCCACCATAGTGGGAAAGCCACCGATGGAGGACTGTTTTATAGCAAAAGCCACCGAGCGGATTTTTCTACCGCTTTTGAGAAAGCAGCTGCCAGAGGTGGTTGATATGAATTTGCCTCTGGAGGGAGTGTTTCATAACATTGCTTTGGTCTCTATAGATAAGCGCTATCCGGGGCACGCAAGAAGAATTATGTATGCGCTCTGGGGAATGGGGCAGATGAGTTTCACTAAGATGATAGTTATTGTTGATAAATGGGTCGATGTGCAAAACACATCTGAGGTTGTCTGGCGTATTGGCAACAATGTCGATCCAAAGCGGGATGTAGTTATCCTTGAGGGGCCCCTTGATGTGCTTGAACATGCCTCAGCAATTACTGCTTATGGCGGAAAGCTGGGAATTGACGCCACCAAAAAACTCCCCTCAGAGGGGTTTCACAGGGAGTGGCCGCCTGATATTACGATGGATGAGACAATCATAAAATTAGTTACTGAAAAGTGGAAAGATTACGGTTTTTAA